In Bacteroidales bacterium, the genomic stretch GAGGTAACTTTGAAATATTAAGCAAACAAGCTGAGGGTTACAAATTAATGGTAGAATCAACAGGCGAAAATGCAAGAGATGCAGTATTGTTGATGATTGCTGAAAAACTTCCCCAAATTGTTGAAACTCAGGTTGAAGCAATCAAAAATATTAAAATTGATAAAGTTACGGTTTGGGAAAACGGAAACGGTGACGGAAACGGAACTTCAACAGCTAACTTTATGAAAGGAATGATGGGGGCTGTTCCGCCTTTGGAAGATTTATTTAATCTTGCAGGTATGAACTTACCAAATTATTTAAAAGGAAAATCAACTGATGAGGTTCAAGATGCCGAAGTTGTAAAACCTAAAAATAAGAAAGCTTAAAAATAAAGTAAATATTAATATTTTGAAACTTGGAATTTGAAGTAAAATTTAAATTTCAAGTTTCTCGTTTAAAGTTTTTCGGAATATGAAATCTTACAGAAAAGAACTTTGGTTTAATACAACAAGTCGTCGCCAATTAATTAATATTACAAGAGAAGTTCAAAGTGAAATCAATGAAAGCGGTATTAATGAGGGATTTGTACTTGTTAATGCAATGCATATAACTGCAAGCGTTTTTATAAATGATGATGAATCCGGTTTACATCAAGATTATGAAAATTGGTTAGAGAAACTTGCTCCGGAAAAACCTTATTCGCAATATAATCATAATACTTATGAAGATAATGCCGATGCACACCTAAAAAGGACGATTATGGGACGAGAAGTTGTTGTTGCAATAACAAACGGTAAACTTGATTTCGGACCTTGGGAGCAAATCTTTTACGGAGAATTTGACGGTAAAAGACGAAAACGAGTTTTGGTAAAAATAATCGGAGAATAATTATTCGTTACGGTAACTTTATTTTGTTAATAAGAGGATTTGCATAAATACCGTAAAATATATTTTCTAATAAATCATTTTCACCTTTTATTGAATTAATGATTTTTTTACATTGAAATCTTAGTTTTGTTTCATCTTCTTTAAGATATTTTTTCTCACGTAAAGATTTTTTTGAATTTGTTAAGATGTCAAATGCAATATAATTGTTTTTGGTCAGTTTAAAATTGTCGTATATTTCTTTATCAATAAGCTCAGACAATTTTTGAATGTTTATGTTTCTGTTAGTATCTTTATTAAACTTCTGAATTTCTGAATTGACACATTCCCCGAAAGATATACAAACTCTGCCTTTAATATTATATAAACCTCGCCCCATATCCTCTAAATCGTCTTCTAAAGTTTTATGATATTTTTTACCTTGTAATTTTGAATATGTCGATGCAATTTTTGATTCAATTGTGGGTTCATATTCATAAGAAATACTAACGGGAACTATATTTAATTCTGAAAAATCCTTTATAAAATTATTTGTTCCGCTGAAGTTTAGCATTTTTAACAGAGCTAAATCCGTTAAGTCATTTCCGTCTTTTGTTCGTCCTTCTTTTTGTGCAATCCAAACGGATGTGTTTCTGTTTGCTATTGTATTCCTGATGTATGCAGACAGCTTCATTGATGCTCGCAACATTTCTTTTCCTTGCAAATCCCTTTTTACAACGAATGATTTATTTAAACGTGCTAAGTCTTCTATCCATTTGTATATTAAGAGGTTATTGCCTATTGCGATTTCGGAAGTTGCTAAGCCGTTTTTCAGCAGACTTTCATTAATTAAAGCTGAGTCCAGAATAATATCTCTGTGATTTGATATAAAAAGGTATGCTTTGTTTTTATCAAGTTTTTCAATTCCGGTAACCGATAATTCGGAAATTGATAAATTTACCAGACTTTCAACATAATATGAAATATATTTCGATTGAAAATCATAAACCGAATTAACTTCGTTAAGTTCATTGCTGAGGTTTGCAATTCGTTCGTCTGTAAAAATTTTCTTTAAAATATAAATAAATCCTTTATCCTTAACAAGATTTCTGAGTTTTTGATTAACCTCTTCATCTCTGAATGAACGGATATCATCAAAATTATATTTATCCATAGCTTATTTGTAAATGTGTTTTAATGCTTATTCTCTTTTTTTAACATTTTTAAAAATAAATCCATTCCTCTTCTTTTTTCAACATCTAAATGATAGCTTATACTTTTTTCTAAATAACTTTTTATATCAATATCAGAGTTTTGGTTTTTTAGTTTATAATTTGCAACTACTTGATTGATATTTAATAATCCGAATTTTAATGCTTCATTAAATTTAGTTACAAAAGTATCTTCTAATTTTTTATTTGTTACCCATGCTGCAAAAACAAAAGGCAGTTTTGCAAAGTTCAGCCATTCTTCCGACAAATCATAAACATATTTAAAGTTTTTTGCATATTTAAATGCTCTGTCGCCTATTATTAAACCGGCAGTATTATTTTTTATTTCTTCCTCAAAACCTTTTTTTGCATCAATATAATTAATGTTTATTTTCCAGTGGTTTTTTGCAAGTATTTTCAATAAATTTACGGAAGTTCTTGAATGATAATCTAAAAATATATTTTTGATTTCAGCAACAGGAACATTGCTTAATAAAAGTACGGTTTTTACTTTTCCTACGGCACCTATGCAATAATTTGAGATAACATAAGGGTTACTTAATTTATGAATTTCGGCAATTGGAATTAAGCCTATATCAACTTCATTATTAATTAATTTATTTGCACAAACGGAAGGTATATCTCTCTGTATGTCAATTTGTTCTGAAATGTTGCCGTAATTTCTTAAACCATACAAAAAAGGCAGTGTATTAAGATATGAAACAGCAGATATTTTAATTTTCTTCTTCAAAAATATTATATTTCTGCATTAAACATTTTGTCGATTTCGATATCTTCAATTTTTTTTATTTCAAGCATTGAAACTGTTCCCGCTATTACGGAAATTACGGCAATAAATGCCGACAAAGCTGTTCCCAGCCAAGGGATAAACAATACAAATGCAAATAAAGAACCGTTTACGATTGCAACCCATTTATATTTTCTGATATGTTTTACGCTGTCTTTTAATTTGCGTTTATGTCTTTCGTTTGTATAGTCCATATACGAAAAACCGTAAAAATATGAAGAAACAAAAAACATAAAAATAACTCCGAGCCAACTTATAAAAGATAAAATTATTCCTGCGATAAAAATAAGAATCATTATTCCGGTTTCTAATAAAACGTTTCTGATTGCAATACCTATGCCCCTGAAAACATCAATTATAAATTGTTTAAGTTCAAAAGGATAATCAATGCCACCTTCACTTAAAACATATTCTGTTTTTTCGGAAATTATTGAAAATAAAGGAGAAAGAATAATTATTATTACAAAACCGCCGAAATAGACAAATGTTATGAAAAATAATGAGTATATAATAATTTCAATAAGACCGGATGATAACCATTTTAATGCACCTGCACCCCAAAAATTACCTTCGCCTATATTTATCCAATTTACGAAAGCATCACTTGCCCAATCGGCTGCATCTTTGACAAAACTTATTCCGAGCCAAAAAAATAGAACGTTCAGCAGCAAAGGAAAAATCATATATTTTATAAAACCTTTTGAGAATAAAAGTTCTATTGCTTTGAAATAGCCTTTAAATCCAATTGCAACTTGTTTTCTGAATATCATAAAATTAATTTTTATCAATTTTAAAATTAACGGGATTTTTTACTTTTTGTTTTAATAATGCAATATCTAAAACCTCTGCAATATTTTCTACAAAATGAAACTTTAAGCCTTTAATGTAAATTTCGTTTATTTCTTCAATATCTTTTTTATTGTCTGCTGATAATATAATCTCCTTAATATCAGCACGTTTTGCT encodes the following:
- a CDS encoding secondary thiamine-phosphate synthase enzyme YjbQ yields the protein MKSYRKELWFNTTSRRQLINITREVQSEINESGINEGFVLVNAMHITASVFINDDESGLHQDYENWLEKLAPEKPYSQYNHNTYEDNADAHLKRTIMGREVVVAITNGKLDFGPWEQIFYGEFDGKRRKRVLVKIIGE
- a CDS encoding 1-acyl-sn-glycerol-3-phosphate acyltransferase, whose amino-acid sequence is MDKYNFDDIRSFRDEEVNQKLRNLVKDKGFIYILKKIFTDERIANLSNELNEVNSVYDFQSKYISYYVESLVNLSISELSVTGIEKLDKNKAYLFISNHRDIILDSALINESLLKNGLATSEIAIGNNLLIYKWIEDLARLNKSFVVKRDLQGKEMLRASMKLSAYIRNTIANRNTSVWIAQKEGRTKDGNDLTDLALLKMLNFSGTNNFIKDFSELNIVPVSISYEYEPTIESKIASTYSKLQGKKYHKTLEDDLEDMGRGLYNIKGRVCISFGECVNSEIQKFNKDTNRNINIQKLSELIDKEIYDNFKLTKNNYIAFDILTNSKKSLREKKYLKEDETKLRFQCKKIINSIKGENDLLENIFYGIYANPLINKIKLP
- a CDS encoding menaquinone biosynthesis protein, encoding MKKKIKISAVSYLNTLPFLYGLRNYGNISEQIDIQRDIPSVCANKLINNEVDIGLIPIAEIHKLSNPYVISNYCIGAVGKVKTVLLLSNVPVAEIKNIFLDYHSRTSVNLLKILAKNHWKININYIDAKKGFEEEIKNNTAGLIIGDRAFKYAKNFKYVYDLSEEWLNFAKLPFVFAAWVTNKKLEDTFVTKFNEALKFGLLNINQVVANYKLKNQNSDIDIKSYLEKSISYHLDVEKRRGMDLFLKMLKKENKH
- a CDS encoding EI24 domain-containing protein, which gives rise to MIFRKQVAIGFKGYFKAIELLFSKGFIKYMIFPLLLNVLFFWLGISFVKDAADWASDAFVNWINIGEGNFWGAGALKWLSSGLIEIIIYSLFFITFVYFGGFVIIIILSPLFSIISEKTEYVLSEGGIDYPFELKQFIIDVFRGIGIAIRNVLLETGIMILIFIAGIILSFISWLGVIFMFFVSSYFYGFSYMDYTNERHKRKLKDSVKHIRKYKWVAIVNGSLFAFVLFIPWLGTALSAFIAVISVIAGTVSMLEIKKIEDIEIDKMFNAEI